In Kineococcus sp. NBC_00420, a single genomic region encodes these proteins:
- a CDS encoding bifunctional nitrate reductase/sulfite reductase flavoprotein subunit alpha yields MSETVRSACSYCGVGCGVLLQIETDPVSGRRRVAKVTGDREHPANAGRLCTKGATSADVMSAPGRLAQAAVRDARGEEPRPVPLRDAVGTVAERLRAVVAEHGPDAVAVYVSGQMSIEAQYLANKLTKGFLGTNQIESNSRLCMASAGTGYKQSLGSDGPPGSYDDLDHADVFLVIGANMADCHPILFLRMMDRVRAGAKLIVVDPRRTATAEAADVFLQLRPGTDLALLNGLLHLVVEAGGLDEEFIAACTTGWEGMAGVIADYPPARVCELTGLAEADLRAAAELLAGAANWTSCWTMGLNQSVHGTWNTNALVNLHLATGAICRPGSGPFSLTGQPNAMGGREMGYMGPGLPGQRSVLDPADRDFTESVWGLEPGTLRTDVGTGTIDLFSRMAAGEVKACWIICTNPVASVANRSIVVEALQRCDFVVVQDTFAQTETTSYADVLLPATLWAESDQVAVNSERTMTLLPQAADPVGDATPDWQLIADVARAMGFGDRFAYGCAADVFEELRRFTNPRTGYDLRGVDHERLRRGPVQWPAPAGDGLDRHPVRYLNDGVSQDLLVHADGTVPPVVFPTATGRAVFWPRPFVPAAELPDDEHPFVLNTGRVQHQWHTLTKTGKVAKLNKLNPGPFLEVNPEDAARLGITEGDRVEVVSRRGRAVLPAVVTDRVLPGCCFAPFHWNDEFGADLAINAVTHDAVDPDSFQPEFKVCAVRLTRVEVGTGPQVRRGEPPVFDERQSRYLDGFLHALGEAPGFVPALPASAPFGEGHRAWVDGFLAGTFAGTTAPAAATSAPEPEAAPDVLVLWASQTGGAEEHARSAAAALEAVGVRVGVFGMDEVTPARLGSAATTLVVSSTFGDGGPPDNGESFWEALSGPAAPSLEGRTFAVLALGDSSYADFCGHGRRLDERFAELGAQRLLDRIDCEPGEDERAAEWEARVLGLLAQRSPAALVPAPRAAPVRPTRGNPYRSRLVRNVRLNAAGSTKEVRQVGFARDGGLEYHAGDSLGVWPENDPVVLAEVADATGVDPAELAALDVTRPSPGLLRFVAQRSRREGLSRILADGPSRTAEWARGRQLLDVLREFPAHAEPAEWLNLLKPLQPRQYSISSAPEAHPDEVQLTMSTVRFGDPVRHGVCSTFLADRAEGKDVGVFVQSAPAFRPPGDPGVPMVMIGPGTGVAPFRAFLQHRRAHGATGPNWLFFGERSSATDWYYREEFEGWREDGLLTRLSLAFSRDQPEKVYVQDRVRRHGAELWAWLEEGAHLYVCGDASRMARDVDATLRDVVAEHGGMGEEDAALYVKTMAAQRRYVRDVY; encoded by the coding sequence GTGAGCGAGACCGTGCGCAGTGCCTGCTCGTACTGCGGCGTGGGCTGCGGGGTGCTGCTGCAGATCGAGACCGATCCGGTGAGCGGGCGTCGGCGGGTCGCCAAGGTCACCGGCGACCGCGAGCACCCCGCCAACGCGGGTCGGCTCTGCACGAAGGGCGCGACCAGCGCGGACGTCATGTCCGCGCCCGGACGGCTCGCGCAGGCCGCCGTCCGCGACGCCCGGGGCGAGGAGCCGCGTCCGGTCCCGCTGCGCGACGCCGTGGGGACCGTCGCGGAGCGTCTGCGGGCCGTCGTCGCGGAGCACGGCCCCGACGCCGTCGCCGTCTACGTGTCGGGGCAGATGTCGATCGAGGCGCAGTACCTGGCCAACAAGCTGACCAAGGGGTTCCTGGGCACCAACCAGATCGAGTCGAACTCCCGGCTCTGCATGGCCAGTGCGGGCACGGGCTACAAGCAGTCGCTCGGCTCCGACGGCCCGCCCGGTTCCTACGACGACCTCGACCACGCCGACGTGTTCCTCGTCATCGGCGCGAACATGGCCGACTGCCACCCGATCCTCTTCCTGCGGATGATGGACCGGGTCCGGGCCGGGGCCAAGCTCATCGTCGTCGACCCCCGGCGGACGGCCACGGCCGAGGCGGCCGACGTCTTCCTGCAGCTGCGTCCCGGGACGGACCTGGCTCTGCTCAACGGCCTGCTGCACCTGGTCGTGGAGGCGGGTGGACTCGACGAGGAGTTCATCGCGGCCTGCACCACCGGGTGGGAGGGCATGGCCGGGGTGATCGCCGACTACCCGCCTGCGCGGGTCTGCGAACTGACCGGACTGGCCGAGGCCGACCTCCGCGCCGCGGCGGAACTCCTCGCGGGAGCGGCGAACTGGACGAGCTGCTGGACGATGGGGTTGAACCAGAGCGTCCACGGCACCTGGAACACCAACGCCCTGGTGAACCTGCACCTCGCGACCGGGGCCATCTGCCGACCGGGCAGCGGGCCGTTCTCGCTCACCGGACAGCCCAACGCCATGGGGGGCCGCGAGATGGGGTACATGGGGCCGGGCCTGCCCGGTCAGCGCTCGGTGCTGGACCCCGCCGACCGCGACTTCACCGAGAGCGTCTGGGGGCTGGAACCCGGAACCCTGCGCACCGACGTCGGGACGGGGACGATCGACCTGTTCTCCCGGATGGCGGCGGGCGAGGTGAAGGCCTGCTGGATCATCTGCACCAACCCCGTGGCCTCCGTCGCCAACCGTTCGATCGTGGTGGAGGCGTTGCAGCGCTGCGACTTCGTCGTGGTCCAGGACACGTTCGCGCAGACCGAGACCACGTCCTACGCCGACGTCCTGCTGCCGGCCACGTTGTGGGCGGAGTCCGACCAGGTCGCGGTGAACTCCGAACGCACCATGACGTTGCTGCCGCAGGCCGCGGACCCGGTGGGCGACGCGACCCCGGACTGGCAGCTCATCGCCGACGTCGCGCGGGCCATGGGTTTCGGCGACCGGTTCGCCTACGGCTGCGCCGCCGACGTGTTCGAGGAACTGCGCCGGTTCACCAACCCTCGCACCGGCTACGACCTGCGCGGGGTCGACCACGAACGACTGCGTCGCGGACCGGTGCAGTGGCCGGCACCGGCCGGGGACGGCCTCGACCGCCACCCGGTGCGCTACCTCAACGACGGCGTGAGCCAGGACCTGCTCGTCCACGCCGACGGGACCGTCCCGCCGGTGGTGTTCCCGACCGCGACCGGTCGGGCGGTGTTCTGGCCCCGGCCCTTCGTCCCCGCGGCGGAACTGCCCGACGACGAGCACCCGTTCGTGCTGAACACCGGCCGGGTGCAGCACCAGTGGCACACCCTGACCAAGACGGGGAAGGTCGCGAAGCTCAACAAGCTGAACCCCGGGCCGTTCCTGGAGGTGAACCCCGAGGACGCGGCGCGGCTGGGGATCACCGAGGGCGACCGCGTCGAGGTGGTGTCGCGTCGGGGTCGCGCCGTCCTGCCGGCGGTGGTCACCGACCGGGTGCTGCCGGGCTGCTGCTTCGCACCGTTCCACTGGAACGACGAGTTCGGCGCGGACCTGGCGATCAACGCCGTGACCCACGACGCGGTCGACCCGGACAGCTTCCAGCCGGAGTTCAAGGTGTGCGCCGTGCGGTTGACCCGCGTCGAGGTGGGGACGGGGCCGCAGGTGCGACGCGGGGAGCCGCCGGTCTTCGACGAGCGTCAGAGCAGGTACCTCGACGGGTTCCTGCACGCCCTCGGCGAGGCACCCGGTTTCGTACCGGCCCTGCCGGCGTCGGCCCCCTTCGGGGAGGGCCACCGGGCCTGGGTGGACGGGTTCCTCGCCGGGACGTTCGCGGGCACCACCGCCCCGGCGGCGGCCACCTCGGCCCCCGAGCCCGAGGCCGCGCCCGACGTCCTCGTCCTGTGGGCCTCGCAGACCGGGGGAGCCGAGGAGCACGCCCGTTCCGCCGCGGCCGCCCTCGAGGCGGTCGGGGTCCGGGTCGGGGTGTTCGGGATGGACGAGGTGACCCCCGCCCGGCTGGGTTCCGCGGCGACCACGCTGGTGGTGTCCAGCACGTTCGGCGACGGCGGGCCCCCGGACAACGGGGAGTCGTTCTGGGAGGCGTTGTCCGGTCCCGCGGCGCCGAGCCTGGAGGGGCGCACGTTCGCCGTGCTCGCCCTCGGCGACTCCAGCTACGCCGACTTCTGCGGCCACGGCCGCCGCCTCGACGAACGGTTCGCCGAACTCGGCGCCCAGCGGTTGCTGGACCGGATCGACTGCGAGCCGGGGGAGGACGAGCGCGCCGCGGAGTGGGAAGCGCGCGTCCTGGGCCTGCTGGCGCAGCGGAGCCCCGCGGCCCTCGTCCCCGCACCGCGAGCGGCCCCCGTCCGCCCCACCCGCGGGAACCCCTACCGCAGCCGGCTCGTGCGCAACGTCCGCCTCAACGCCGCGGGGTCGACCAAGGAGGTCCGCCAGGTCGGGTTCGCCCGCGACGGGGGGCTGGAGTACCACGCGGGTGACTCCCTGGGGGTGTGGCCCGAGAACGACCCCGTCGTGCTCGCCGAGGTCGCCGACGCCACCGGTGTCGACCCCGCGGAACTGGCGGCCCTGGACGTGACCCGCCCCTCCCCGGGACTGCTCCGCTTCGTCGCCCAGCGCTCACGGCGGGAGGGTCTGTCCCGGATCCTCGCCGACGGCCCGTCGCGGACGGCGGAGTGGGCCCGCGGTCGTCAGCTGCTGGACGTGCTCCGGGAGTTCCCGGCCCACGCCGAACCCGCGGAGTGGCTCAACCTGCTCAAACCCCTGCAACCACGGCAGTACTCGATCTCCTCGGCCCCCGAGGCCCACCCCGACGAGGTCCAGCTGACCATGTCGACCGTCCGTTTCGGCGACCCGGTCCGCCACGGGGTCTGCTCCACGTTCCTCGCCGACCGGGCGGAGGGGAAGGACGTGGGCGTCTTCGTGCAGTCCGCTCCGGCGTTCCGCCCGCCCGGCGACCCGGGTGTGCCGATGGTGATGATCGGACCGGGGACGGGGGTCGCGCCGTTCCGCGCCTTCCTGCAGCACCGGCGCGCCCACGGCGCGACCGGCCCGAACTGGTTGTTCTTCGGCGAGCGGAGCTCGGCCACCGACTGGTACTACCGCGAGGAGTTCGAGGGCTGGCGCGAGGACGGGCTGCTCACCCGCCTCAGCCTGGCGTTCTCGCGCGACCAGCCGGAGAAGGTCTACGTGCAGGACCGGGTGCGGCGCCACGGCGCGGAGTTGTGGGCCTGGCTGGAGGAGGGCGCCCACCTCTACGTCTGCGGCGACGCCTCCCGGATGGCCAGGGACGTCGACGCCACGCTGCGCGACGTCGTCGCCGAGCACGGTGGCATGGGGGAGGAGGACGCCGCGCTGTACGTGAAGACGATGGCCGCGCAGCGGCGCTACGTCCGCGACGTCTACTGA
- a CDS encoding molybdopterin oxidoreductase produces the protein MSSTPRFLQGAHPFTGAGLEKLVVLEGLPSYSVPDGARAQAVYFRGGNSTDELVVVALLRDGVTMRLFPIGAKGSVHVPLRIVEDVEAPSTLELRVAAPEGLTGTVVLDLGLVEV, from the coding sequence GTGAGCTCCACCCCCCGTTTCCTGCAGGGCGCCCACCCGTTCACCGGCGCCGGCCTGGAGAAGCTCGTCGTCCTCGAAGGCCTCCCCTCCTACTCCGTGCCCGACGGCGCCCGCGCCCAGGCGGTCTACTTCCGGGGCGGGAACTCCACCGACGAGCTGGTCGTCGTGGCCCTGCTGCGCGACGGGGTGACGATGCGCCTGTTCCCGATCGGTGCGAAGGGTTCGGTGCACGTCCCGCTGCGCATCGTCGAGGACGTCGAGGCACCGTCGACGCTGGAACTGCGGGTCGCGGCGCCGGAGGGTCTGACCGGCACCGTCGTGCTCGACCTCGGACTCGTGGAGGTCTGA
- a CDS encoding BTAD domain-containing putative transcriptional regulator → MQIELLGPLRVRTDDGAEIAVPGTRLRRLLAELALRGGRPVPTGLLEDALWGEDGASGPGALQSLVSRLRRTLGPEVEVVAGPAGYALSGVEVDVPLVEAGFADGRRLLREGSWAAAAQVLDAALARWRGEPVEIAGSPDAVRLEDARLDALADRCEARWRAGDLDGLPADLEELVAAHPLRERFAELRVRVLVAAGRTGEALAAYEQTRRVLAEELGADPSPALREAHLAALAEPATGPAPQRPVRSLTSFVGRDGDLERLTGLLATTQCVTVVGPGGAGKTRLATEVARRLARTWAVHEVSLAPVAEGEDVQGAVVSVVGVGDVALETRAIPRDVAEPLHRLRSALSSGATGRPVLLVLDNCEHVLDDTAVLVEDLLRHCPGLSVLCTSREALGAEGETLHPLGPLPTDAAVRLFTDRAVAVDPGFVVDAVDRGVVTDLVRRLDGLPLALELAAARLRTTTLADLDARLSDRFRVLAGGRRTAVARHRTLRAVVDWSWDLLEEDERVLLQRLSVFAGPVAVDAAAAVARDLGDEHAVADLLASLTEKSLLQLRPGPTVRYALLETIREYGAERLAASGDLEDVLEAHTAWALDLVARAGRGLRSRDQVAWSQRLDAEVDDLLAVLRQLVAAGRGEDAVRLTLPVVLWAGALGRQNQAREWVRLAASVPAPAAPVEALVVETADRMMGVVEAASSPGEVMAVLAVLRDKVDALLTVDANVFTRLIALVVDRFGGWDGDPFRDLSATAEQDAALASLTAELSAAREPWLVATCELLRASAAENFGDATTMLEAATRAEAGFRAVGDHWGLSATLRMLAQAQVHGGDLDAAEALYVESLDLAAAFGGADDEVLVRTRLAEVHQRQGRSAEAAAELARTRALTAGSSDPTRTWLVLSEVATAVREGRIEDARRLAVEHEAVLAQRPLGGAFGHERAGLSAAISRVHTAAGELAQARARLVVALEAALQTRDMPIIALVTTSAAHWALADADPLRAARWLGVAAALRGFDDATDPSVLEVLAGARDATDEASVASAVAGGRALDRSAALRELAAGFGVLGQ, encoded by the coding sequence GTGCAGATCGAACTCCTCGGCCCGCTGCGGGTCCGGACCGACGACGGAGCCGAGATCGCCGTCCCCGGAACCCGGTTGCGGCGGCTGCTGGCCGAGCTCGCCCTGCGCGGCGGCCGTCCGGTGCCGACGGGGCTGCTGGAGGACGCGCTCTGGGGCGAGGACGGCGCGAGCGGACCGGGTGCGCTGCAGTCCCTGGTGTCCCGGTTGCGCCGCACGCTGGGGCCGGAGGTGGAGGTCGTCGCCGGCCCGGCCGGCTACGCGTTGAGCGGGGTCGAGGTCGACGTCCCCCTCGTCGAGGCCGGGTTCGCCGACGGTCGACGGTTGCTGCGCGAGGGGTCCTGGGCCGCCGCCGCCCAGGTGCTGGACGCGGCCCTGGCCCGCTGGCGCGGGGAACCCGTCGAGATCGCCGGTTCTCCCGACGCCGTCCGGTTGGAGGACGCCCGCCTCGACGCCCTCGCCGACCGCTGCGAGGCGCGGTGGCGGGCCGGGGACCTCGACGGCCTCCCGGCCGACCTCGAGGAACTCGTGGCCGCGCACCCGCTGCGGGAACGGTTCGCCGAACTGCGGGTGCGGGTCCTCGTGGCCGCCGGCCGCACCGGCGAGGCGCTCGCCGCCTACGAGCAGACCCGACGGGTGCTGGCGGAGGAACTCGGCGCCGATCCCTCACCCGCGTTGCGGGAGGCGCACCTGGCCGCGCTGGCCGAACCCGCCACCGGCCCGGCGCCGCAGCGGCCGGTGCGTTCGCTGACGTCGTTCGTGGGCCGCGACGGTGACCTGGAGCGCCTGACCGGCCTGCTCGCGACCACGCAGTGCGTGACCGTGGTGGGACCCGGGGGCGCGGGCAAGACCCGGTTGGCCACCGAGGTCGCCCGGCGCCTGGCGCGCACCTGGGCCGTCCACGAGGTCTCGCTCGCCCCCGTCGCCGAGGGCGAGGACGTCCAGGGGGCGGTCGTCAGCGTGGTCGGGGTCGGCGACGTCGCGCTGGAGACCCGGGCCATCCCGCGCGACGTGGCCGAACCGCTGCACCGCCTCCGCTCGGCCCTGAGCTCCGGGGCGACGGGTCGTCCGGTGCTCCTGGTGCTCGACAACTGCGAGCACGTCCTGGACGACACCGCCGTGCTGGTGGAGGACCTGCTGCGGCACTGCCCGGGCCTCAGCGTGCTGTGCACCAGCCGGGAGGCGCTCGGCGCGGAGGGGGAGACCCTGCACCCCCTCGGTCCGCTGCCGACGGACGCGGCGGTCCGGTTGTTCACCGACCGCGCCGTCGCCGTCGACCCCGGGTTCGTCGTCGACGCCGTCGACCGCGGGGTCGTCACCGACCTGGTCCGCCGTCTCGACGGGTTGCCGCTGGCGCTGGAACTGGCCGCCGCCCGCCTGCGCACCACGACGTTGGCCGACCTCGACGCCCGGCTCTCCGACCGGTTCCGCGTCCTCGCCGGCGGTCGGCGCACCGCCGTGGCCCGCCACCGCACCCTGCGCGCCGTCGTGGACTGGAGCTGGGACCTCCTCGAGGAGGACGAACGCGTCCTGCTGCAGCGGCTCTCGGTCTTCGCGGGGCCCGTCGCCGTGGACGCGGCCGCGGCGGTCGCCCGCGACCTCGGCGACGAGCACGCAGTCGCCGACCTGCTCGCCTCGCTCACGGAGAAGTCGCTGCTGCAGCTGCGTCCGGGCCCGACCGTCCGCTACGCCCTGCTGGAGACCATCCGCGAGTACGGCGCCGAACGCCTCGCCGCCTCGGGGGACCTCGAGGACGTCCTCGAGGCGCACACCGCCTGGGCGCTCGACCTCGTCGCGCGCGCGGGCCGCGGCCTGCGCAGCCGTGACCAGGTGGCGTGGTCGCAGCGGCTGGACGCGGAGGTCGACGACCTGCTCGCGGTGCTGCGCCAGCTCGTCGCCGCCGGACGCGGGGAGGACGCCGTCCGGCTCACCCTGCCGGTCGTCCTCTGGGCCGGAGCCCTCGGCCGGCAGAACCAGGCCCGCGAGTGGGTCCGCCTCGCCGCCTCCGTCCCCGCCCCGGCCGCGCCCGTCGAGGCGCTGGTCGTCGAGACGGCCGACCGGATGATGGGTGTCGTCGAGGCGGCCAGCAGCCCGGGTGAGGTCATGGCGGTGCTGGCCGTGCTGCGCGACAAGGTCGACGCCCTGCTCACCGTCGACGCGAACGTCTTCACCCGGCTGATCGCCCTCGTCGTGGACCGCTTCGGGGGCTGGGACGGCGACCCCTTCCGCGACCTGTCCGCCACCGCGGAGCAGGACGCGGCCCTCGCCTCCCTCACCGCGGAACTGTCCGCCGCCCGTGAACCCTGGCTGGTGGCGACGTGCGAGTTGCTGCGCGCCTCGGCCGCGGAGAACTTCGGCGACGCCACGACGATGCTCGAGGCGGCGACGCGGGCCGAGGCGGGGTTCCGCGCGGTCGGCGACCACTGGGGCTTGTCCGCGACGTTGCGGATGCTCGCCCAGGCGCAGGTGCACGGTGGTGACCTCGACGCCGCGGAGGCGCTCTACGTCGAGTCCCTCGACCTGGCCGCCGCGTTCGGCGGAGCCGACGACGAGGTCCTGGTGCGGACCCGGTTGGCGGAGGTCCACCAGCGTCAGGGGCGGTCCGCGGAGGCGGCCGCCGAACTCGCCCGCACCCGTGCCCTCACGGCCGGCAGTTCCGACCCGACCCGCACCTGGCTGGTCCTCTCCGAGGTCGCCACGGCGGTCCGGGAGGGACGGATCGAGGACGCCCGCCGGCTCGCGGTCGAGCACGAGGCCGTCCTCGCGCAGCGGCCGCTGGGTGGCGCCTTCGGCCACGAGCGGGCAGGGCTGTCCGCGGCGATCTCCCGCGTCCACACGGCCGCCGGGGAATTGGCGCAGGCCCGCGCACGATTGGTGGTGGCGCTCGAGGCGGCGCTGCAGACGCGGGACATGCCGATCATCGCCCTGGTGACCACGTCGGCCGCCCACTGGGCGCTCGCCGACGCGGACCCCCTCCGGGCGGCCCGGTGGCTCGGGGTCGCGGCGGCGCTGCGGGGGTTCGACGACGCCACCGACCCGTCGGTGCTCGAGGTCCTCGCCGGAGCGCGCGACGCCACCGACGAGGCGTCGGTGGCGTCGGCAGTGGCGGGTGGACGGGCGCTGGACCGTTCCGCGGCCCTGCGGGAACTCGCCGCGGGGTTCGGGGTGCTCGGGCAGTGA
- a CDS encoding ABC transporter permease, with the protein MSTVLERPTRTAVQTVSPSPFRGLRHAGALAVRNLIKTARTPEALIDVTIQPIIFLLMFTYIFGGALGGGDRGSYLQYLLPGLLAQSISLAGVSLGQNLNSDIQKGVFDRFRSLPISRSAPLVGAVLADVVRYLILFAVIMSASYVMGFRVQTGLVPTLAALGVSMLFALSFGWISVFVGLVVRTPGAVQGLMFLLVMPLSFGSNVFVNTSTMPGWLQDFVHVNPITHLVGVVRGLMLGGPVAGDLAWTGGWIAVFLAVFVPLALRAYNRRA; encoded by the coding sequence ATGAGCACCGTTCTCGAACGCCCCACCCGCACCGCCGTCCAGACGGTCTCCCCCAGCCCGTTCCGCGGTCTGCGCCACGCCGGCGCGCTCGCCGTCCGGAACCTCATCAAGACCGCCCGGACCCCCGAGGCACTGATCGACGTGACGATCCAGCCGATCATCTTCCTGCTCATGTTCACCTACATCTTCGGCGGTGCCCTCGGCGGCGGTGACCGGGGTTCCTACCTGCAGTACCTGCTGCCGGGCCTGCTCGCCCAGTCGATCTCGCTGGCCGGGGTCTCGTTGGGGCAGAACCTGAACAGCGACATCCAGAAGGGGGTCTTCGACCGGTTCCGGTCGTTGCCGATCTCGCGCTCGGCCCCGCTCGTGGGGGCCGTGCTGGCCGACGTGGTGCGCTACCTCATCCTCTTCGCGGTCATCATGAGCGCGAGCTACGTCATGGGTTTCCGGGTCCAGACCGGTCTCGTGCCCACGCTCGCCGCCCTCGGCGTCTCGATGCTGTTCGCCCTGTCGTTCGGCTGGATCTCGGTGTTCGTCGGCCTGGTGGTCCGGACCCCGGGCGCCGTGCAGGGTCTGATGTTCCTGCTCGTCATGCCGTTGAGCTTCGGCAGCAACGTGTTCGTGAACACCTCCACCATGCCGGGCTGGTTGCAGGACTTCGTGCACGTCAACCCCATCACCCACCTCGTGGGGGTGGTGCGCGGGTTGATGCTCGGCGGCCCCGTCGCCGGTGACCTCGCCTGGACCGGCGGCTGGATCGCCGTGTTCCTCGCGGTGTTCGTCCCGCTGGCCCTGCGGGCCTACAACCGTCGGGCCTGA
- a CDS encoding ATP-binding cassette domain-containing protein: MNYAIEADGLRKRFGDTQALDGVSLRVSEGKVLGVLGPNGAGKTTAVRILATLLRPDDGVARIGGFDVVRDAAAVRRTIGLTGQYASVDEDLTGLQNLKLIGTLLDLSRRDARARADELLEWFDLTEAAGRPAGTYSGGMRRRLDLAASLVGRPAVVFLDEPTTGLDPAKRDAMWDVVRTLVRDGSTVLLTTQYLEEADQLADEISVIDHGRVIAHDTPLGLKRQAGSRTLTVTPADPADGPAVAHLLSGFSSEEPTSLPGGGFSVPVLDERAVPATVTGLAERGIPVSELSLHLPTLDEVFSTLTQNTQNTRNKEVAA, translated from the coding sequence ATGAACTACGCCATCGAGGCCGACGGCCTGCGGAAACGATTCGGTGACACCCAGGCCCTCGACGGGGTCAGCCTGCGGGTGTCGGAGGGCAAGGTGCTCGGCGTCCTCGGCCCCAACGGGGCCGGCAAGACCACGGCCGTGCGCATCCTCGCCACCCTGCTGCGTCCCGACGACGGAGTGGCCCGCATCGGCGGGTTCGACGTCGTCCGCGACGCCGCCGCCGTCCGGCGCACCATCGGGCTCACCGGTCAGTACGCCTCGGTCGACGAGGACCTGACCGGTCTGCAGAACCTCAAGCTCATCGGAACCCTCCTCGACCTCTCCCGCCGCGACGCCCGCGCTCGCGCCGACGAACTGCTCGAGTGGTTCGACCTCACCGAGGCGGCCGGACGCCCCGCCGGCACGTACTCCGGCGGGATGCGCCGCCGCCTCGACCTCGCCGCCTCCCTCGTCGGCCGGCCGGCCGTGGTGTTCCTCGACGAACCCACCACCGGCCTCGACCCGGCGAAGCGCGACGCCATGTGGGACGTCGTCCGGACCCTGGTGCGGGACGGTTCGACGGTCCTGCTGACCACGCAGTACCTCGAGGAGGCCGACCAGCTCGCCGACGAGATCTCCGTCATCGACCACGGTCGCGTCATCGCCCACGACACCCCCCTCGGCTTGAAGCGGCAGGCCGGCAGCCGGACCCTGACCGTCACCCCGGCCGATCCCGCTGACGGCCCGGCGGTCGCCCACCTGCTCTCGGGTTTCTCGTCCGAGGAACCCACGTCGCTGCCGGGTGGTGGGTTCTCCGTACCCGTCCTCGACGAACGGGCCGTCCCCGCCACCGTCACCGGCCTCGCCGAGAGGGGCATCCCGGTCAGCGAACTCTCGCTGCACCTGCCGACCCTCGACGAGGTCTTCTCGACCCTCACCCAGAACACCCAGAACACCCGGAACAAGGAGGTGGCAGCATGA
- a CDS encoding nitrate/nitrite transporter: MAVTSDRADSNLTTVGTVPAPRAGRWVDQYDPEDTVQWQATGRRAAKRNLALSIFAEFLGFSVWQLWTIVTPSLNKAGFALTADQVFWLIAIPNLVGATLRFPYTFAVPRFGGRNWTIVSALLLVVPCVGLAVVVQNPQTPFWLMVLVAATAGVGGGNFASSMANISFFFPEREKGAALGLNAAGGNLGVAVVQLAIPIIVVIGGGLALQRAGLVIVPLAVLAAVLAWRYMDNLSTAKADLAGYAAAMRNKHTWIVSFLYIGTFGSFIGYAGVFPTLINTQFPQAVFDWGFVGLPQVPLTLAFLGALVGSMARPSGGRIADRLSGANVSIAAYLVMALGALGVILSLAAGSFAGFFACFLLLFVASGVGNGAVYRMIPAIFRAGIDPTDTGAMVLAKRKAAACIGLAAGIGAYGGFIIPRVFAWSISSTGTLRPALIGFIGFYAVCAVVTTVVYKLGRERRFAGTSI, encoded by the coding sequence ATGGCCGTCACCAGCGATCGTGCTGACTCGAACCTCACCACCGTCGGCACCGTTCCCGCCCCGCGCGCCGGCCGCTGGGTGGACCAGTACGACCCGGAGGACACCGTCCAGTGGCAGGCCACCGGACGACGGGCCGCGAAGCGCAACCTCGCGCTCTCGATCTTCGCCGAGTTCCTCGGGTTCTCCGTCTGGCAGCTCTGGACCATCGTCACCCCGTCGCTGAACAAGGCCGGGTTCGCCCTCACCGCCGACCAGGTGTTCTGGCTCATCGCGATCCCCAACCTCGTCGGCGCGACGCTGCGCTTCCCCTACACCTTCGCGGTCCCGCGGTTCGGGGGCCGGAACTGGACCATCGTCTCGGCCCTGCTGCTCGTGGTCCCCTGCGTCGGGCTGGCCGTCGTCGTGCAGAACCCGCAGACGCCGTTCTGGCTGATGGTCCTGGTCGCCGCGACCGCGGGCGTCGGCGGTGGGAACTTCGCCAGCAGCATGGCCAACATCTCGTTCTTCTTCCCCGAGCGGGAGAAGGGTGCGGCGCTGGGGCTGAACGCGGCGGGTGGGAACCTCGGTGTCGCCGTCGTCCAGCTGGCCATCCCGATCATCGTCGTCATCGGCGGCGGGCTCGCGCTGCAGCGCGCGGGTCTCGTGATCGTCCCGCTCGCCGTCCTGGCCGCGGTGCTCGCCTGGCGGTACATGGACAACCTGTCCACCGCCAAGGCCGACCTCGCCGGCTACGCGGCGGCGATGCGCAACAAGCACACCTGGATCGTGTCGTTCCTCTACATCGGGACGTTCGGCTCGTTCATCGGCTACGCCGGCGTGTTCCCGACGCTCATCAACACCCAGTTCCCGCAGGCGGTCTTCGACTGGGGCTTCGTCGGGCTGCCGCAGGTCCCGTTGACGCTGGCGTTCCTCGGGGCCCTGGTGGGCTCGATGGCCCGCCCCTCCGGCGGGCGCATCGCGGACCGGCTCTCGGGGGCGAACGTCAGCATCGCGGCCTACCTGGTGATGGCGCTCGGGGCCCTCGGGGTGATCCTGTCGCTCGCCGCGGGGAGCTTCGCCGGGTTCTTCGCCTGCTTCCTGCTGCTGTTCGTCGCCAGCGGCGTCGGCAACGGCGCGGTGTACCGGATGATCCCGGCCATCTTCCGCGCGGGGATCGACCCCACCGACACCGGCGCCATGGTCCTGGCCAAGCGCAAGGCCGCGGCCTGCATCGGTCTCGCCGCCGGCATCGGCGCCTACGGCGGGTTCATCATCCCCCGCGTGTTCGCCTGGTCGATCTCGAGCACCGGCACGTTGCGCCCGGCCCTCATCGGGTTCATCGGCTTCTACGCCGTGTGCGCCGTCGTGACCACCGTCGTCTACAAGCTCGGCCGCGAACGCCGCTTCGCCGGCACGTCGATCTGA